A part of Isachenkonia alkalipeptolytica genomic DNA contains:
- a CDS encoding DNA alkylation repair protein, with the protein MRLKWTKDPDFWVRRGAAVSLIYPIKKNKYGQINPLLVSDALMEDEHYLVLKGYGWMLKVLSQQDPELVFNYLYKNRDRMPRLPFRYGLEKFPRDKKEILMKN; encoded by the coding sequence TTGCGGTTAAAATGGACGAAGGATCCGGACTTCTGGGTAAGACGGGGGGCTGCGGTTTCGCTGATTTATCCGATTAAGAAAAACAAGTATGGTCAGATCAATCCGCTGCTGGTATCCGATGCGTTGATGGAGGATGAGCATTATCTGGTACTGAAAGGTTACGGATGGATGCTGAAAGTCCTGTCCCAGCAGGATCCGGAGTTGGTATTTAACTATTTATATAAGAACAGAGACAGGATGCCCCGGTTGCCTTTTCGCTACGGTCTGGAGAAGTTTCCGCGGGACAAAAAAGAAATACTGATGAAAAATTAG
- a CDS encoding aminoglycoside 6-adenylyltransferase — translation MRAEKMVYEIILSTTIKDPRIRAVYLNGSRANPKAPQDRFQDYDIVFMVEDTKPFIDDKEWLHTFGDLYLLQEPDKLDRGLGYDRDFSKSYAYLMLFSDGVRIDLQLKNIEEGLGHFQSEKLKIKILDKDNILPKSETPTDQDYWVRKPHQGEFESATDNFYWCLQNVAKGILRRELPYAMGMYYDTTLKSLHKMMDWWLGMQHNFQVSAGKYGKYYEHYLSKEYWALYKDCYPAGDYDSIREALLIACHLFKELGEEVATALGYPYPRQHEVRMMKYLRKEKIIR, via the coding sequence ATGAGGGCAGAGAAGATGGTTTACGAGATTATCCTGAGTACCACCATTAAGGATCCACGCATACGGGCGGTTTATCTAAACGGTTCCCGGGCCAACCCCAAGGCCCCCCAGGACCGCTTTCAGGACTACGACATCGTATTTATGGTAGAGGATACGAAGCCCTTTATCGACGACAAAGAGTGGCTGCATACTTTCGGGGATCTGTATCTCCTTCAGGAGCCGGACAAACTCGATCGAGGACTGGGTTATGACCGGGACTTTAGCAAGTCCTATGCCTATTTGATGCTATTTAGCGACGGCGTACGGATTGATCTGCAGTTGAAAAACATCGAAGAAGGCTTAGGGCACTTTCAGTCGGAAAAGCTAAAGATCAAAATCCTGGACAAGGACAATATCCTCCCGAAGAGCGAGACACCCACCGATCAGGATTACTGGGTGAGAAAACCACACCAAGGGGAGTTTGAAAGCGCCACCGACAACTTTTACTGGTGTCTGCAAAATGTGGCGAAGGGGATCCTAAGACGGGAACTGCCCTACGCGATGGGAATGTACTATGATACCACCCTCAAAAGCCTGCATAAAATGATGGACTGGTGGCTCGGCATGCAACATAATTTTCAAGTCTCCGCCGGAAAATACGGAAAGTACTACGAGCACTATCTGTCGAAGGAATACTGGGCGCTTTACAAAGATTGCTACCCTGCCGGGGACTACGACAGTATCCGGGAAGCGTTACTGATTGCCTGTCATCTGTTTAAGGAGCTGGGAGAAGAAGTGGCAACGGCGCTGGGGTACCCTTATCCCCGCCAGCATGAGGTGCGGATGATGAAGTATCTCAGAAAAGAAAAAATTATCCGGTAG